GCCCCCACCGATGACGGCGAGTAGCGAGGTCGTGGCGTTCGAGGCGCTCGAGGCGCTCGCAGTGACCGTCTTCGGGATCACGGACGCGCTGTGGATCGGTCTTGTTCTCCTCTATTTCGGCACGGCGGGATGGGGTGCGATCGTCGAGGAGTGGTCGGTCTCGCACTGGCTGCCGTTTTTCGCGGTCGCCACGTCGATCGTCGGCACACTCTACCTCTCGGAGATCATCCAGAACGCGACGATCCTGACGGTCGGCGAGCTGATCGGCGTCGTGACGCTGCTTGGGATCTGGCTGATCCTCTGGCACGCCATCCAGATCGATGTTTATGGAACGATCGTCCGCGCGATTCGGAACCCAGCCGAGGCACGGCTGCTCTGTCTCGAGTGGATGATCCGGCGGTTCCTACGGTGAGTGAGATATGACAGATGAAACCGACGCGGCAGTCAGCGAGGCACAGGCAAATCCAAACCCGATCACGGAATGGCTTATCGGCCTGATCGACTCCCGAATCGAATCGGCGCTCGACGACCACGACGGCGACGGTATGACTCGCGAGGAGGTCCGCGAACTGCTCGTCGAGGAGGTGGTCGTTACGTACGGCGGCGACGTCGGGCTCCGTCCGTTCGAGGGCGATAGCGACGGCGACGGGGAGGACTAACGAAAGGTAAATGGCTACGACAGATCAGGTCGGGACAGCGGGAACGCTGAAATGGAAACACGACCTCGCCGAGGAGATCCCGGCGGGGCTCAACATTCTATCGTATAAGCATGTCCCGGAGATCCTGCTCCGGCTCGACACTTCACCGGCCTATTTCTCGCAGCTCCAGCGCGAGCTCGGCGCCTCGTCGAAGGTACTCAGCGATCAGCTCACGCGCCTCGTCGAGGCGGGTGTGATCTCACGGGCAGAAATGAGCGAGAACAATGGGCCGGGGCGCTGTCCGGTGTATTACGGGCTGACGCGCGCCGGAAAGGATGTCATCCCGATCCTCGGACTGATCGGCGAGTGGTCGGCTGGTCACGACCTCACTTTTGACGGGCAGTAGAAGCCGCTCGGCGGTTGGCGAACGCGGGCCGATCGGTACCGAAGCGGTTCCGTCGGAGCTGGTTCTTCGGCGTTCTGTGAGCGCTCTCTGAGGTTTTGAGGGCCGCTCTGTCACATCGGAAACGGAGTGCGTAGAGGCATCACTGCCTCTCAACCAGTACGTTGTAGGTAGCAAACCCGATCAAGATGGCACCGACGGCGAAAACGGTGATAGCAAACAACCGATTCGATGTCGCCAAATAGATAGGGGCAGATGTAGCGACGAGACCTGGTCCAATAGCCCTGCTGTGTTCAGCCCATTGGTTGGTACTCTGTGATTTGACACTCTCATCGACTCTTTCGAGCAGCTCGTTCTGCCGTTCGAGTTTACTGACGAGTTTCGCTTGAGAACTTGTCACGCTTTCCTGCTGTTCGAGTTTTTGAAGGACCTCGTTTTGTTGCTCTATCCGCTCTATCTCCAATGAATCACGTTCAGTAGGGAGATCCGCCACTGCATTTCCGATCATCGCTTCTCTCTCAATGGCTGGAGAGAGGTGAGATTCATCCAACACTGCTTCAAGTTCCTCGCTGCTGACTCCCAACGCAGTGACCCCTCCAGTATCGACCCCGAAGACGTTTCGTACACTACCCAGCAACTCTTCTTGTTCTTTCTCCAAAACGTCAGCTATCGCAGATGCAGTTCCCAGTTCGTGGCCGTGCTCTCCAAATGAATCTGACAGAATCGGAAAAGCATTCACGCCGTCCTGAAATCGAACGTCTGTGAGCGCTGGGAACGCCCTCTGGCTGTTATCAGACTCCTGATGCTGGTTGCCTTCGAACCCAGGACCGCGGTCGGCCTCAGCCTCGGTGCGCAGATCGGGCGACTCTGCTTCCAAATTGGAGGGGGAATCCCTCGCCATGGGTTTGTCACGGTCTGCCCGTGAATAAGCATCATGGCTCTGATGGGCGCTTTTTCTGAAAACCTACCTTTATAGACCGGTCCTTGAGTTATAACTGAAGGCGGGTCGCGAGATTACGTCCACCTGATCGCCCCTTACGACTAGTTCTTGAAGGCAGATCGGTGGATTGCCGATCAAGATCTCGTGTCCTGCCAGTAGCCGCATCCAAGGTATCGATAGCTGTTCAAAAGTAAATGATGGAGGGCCATTTGACAACCTACGATTTATTGGCCGGTGTATAATAGTGGGCTTATGCCCTTCTGGACGATGGTTGCTGTGGCCTTTGGGGGCCTAATCACGATTGTAACAACGGTAGTGACGGAAAAATGGAAAGAAAAACAAGAATCAGGCAAAGTTGAAAACGCATTAGCGAACGAAATGGAAATCCTTGGACCTGTTCTTGAGGAAATATTACTCGCGCTATTTTTACACGAATATCCAGATAGAAAATCAGAGCTATTGGAGTGGTCGGAATTTGAGTCCGGTATAGATCAAGAAAAAATCAACATGATAGCATATATGTCTAAAATACCTCATAGAACACAAAAAATTGGCAACAAGAGTAGCTTTGAGACGCCTGTTTTTGATAATACTGCCGATAAATTAATATTGCTTGATGAGCACATAGCCACCAACGTCATTCAGTTCTATGCAGCAATTATAGCACTTGAAGAGCATGTTCCTGACCCCTCTGATGATGAATATAAATTAGCGTATTTGGACGCATTCCAAGCGTTAGAGTGGCGGTATCGGGCCTTGACAGAGATGGGTAGAGACGTCCAGAAAACTGATCACAAATATATGACAAATGTGATGGGATATAGATTAGATGACGAAGAGAAAGAGCGGGAGATGGATTTAGACGCTGAGGAATTCGATAGCTCTTGATGTCCTTATTAACACTTACGCTACGTCCTCTGAGCCTTCGCCCTCGTATTCCGCCAGCCGATACCCACCCCGACTGCCATCGTAGACAATCAGACCTTCGTCGACGGCCTGCTCGACGCCGGCCTCAATCTCCGCGGAGTCGAAGCCGCAGTAACCGACGAGGATCTGCTTGATCGTGTGGATCGAGATCACATCGGGGACCTGCTGGCCGGTGGTCCGGTAATCGATAAAGCGAACGACCCGCTTAACGAGAGTTGATCTCGAAGAATTGAACATTGTGTGCAATCTCCTTTCTCAATCAACAGCGGTTTTTAAGGCTCGTGATAGATCTTTCTCCACAATTCAACGCACGAAAAATTCAAACGTCTAGTGAAGGATTACCCAGTTGACTCGTCTTCGACGCCACTCATATCAACATTCACGTTCTTCAGAATGCTGCTACTGGGTTCATGGATGACGGTGACCTGAGCGCCTTCGTTGAAGTCATTTAGACTTCCCGAGAACTTGTTCTCATCCAAATGCCAGCTTGACCCCACGCTCAAGTCTTCTTCGTCTTCGATATTGAAGGTGGCTTCATCTTCACCATCAACAACGCGAATAGTAAGATCGTCGGGGTCCAGGGCATCGCCACCATCATTCGATAAAACTAGCCGATCTTCGCTATCGTCCGCACTTAACGATAACTGTGTACTCGGTGCCGATTCTACTGAGTCCCCAAGGCCGAGGACGAACGTGCCGATGACAGCAGCGAGAATCACGGTAATCGCGACCATCAGGATGACCCCAATGACCGGCGAGACCGCACGATCCTCCCCGCTGAGTATTGTTTTGAGTTGCATGTTGTAGCTCTCTTGTGCACACACGAGCGATGGATCGTATCAGGCGACGCATGCATACGAACCACCTGACGAGAGGTGATTATCCACCAATCCTCTCGGGTTTCCATCCTTTCGGTGTACTATAGGGTTCATGGCACCTCGAACATATAATACTTTCGAGGGTATTAAGGACCGTTTTATTATGAAATGGGAGGTGGATGTCGCTTAGAAGAACCATAGCGAGGAACCTGTTAGACCTCGCTTCGGGATTTCACCGAGTATGGTCGGGCAGCGGGATACTGCCGCATTGCGATGGTTGTGTCTGATGATCATATATGTTGTGGCTAATGGAAGCGGTACGGTGCTAAACTAGTACCACGCTACTGGTCAGAAGTTATTAAGATAAATTCTGTCATCAAATATGTGATATAGTGGCGTCTGTATTCCGTCCGTGCGTGGCGGAATGCGTAGTAGCATAGAGCACCGAAAGCTATTGCACTGGCAACGATCAAGACTGGGTCAATTCCGACTGTTCCGATGATTGGTTCATAAAACGAATCTTGAACTACAGCAGTTGAGATAGTCACCTCTCCCAGAATCGGCAATATGAACGTGTCGTCAA
This region of Halalkalicoccus sp. CGA53 genomic DNA includes:
- a CDS encoding winged helix-turn-helix transcriptional regulator, with the translated sequence MATTDQVGTAGTLKWKHDLAEEIPAGLNILSYKHVPEILLRLDTSPAYFSQLQRELGASSKVLSDQLTRLVEAGVISRAEMSENNGPGRCPVYYGLTRAGKDVIPILGLIGEWSAGHDLTFDGQ
- a CDS encoding type IV pilin N-terminal domain-containing protein, which codes for MQLKTILSGEDRAVSPVIGVILMVAITVILAAVIGTFVLGLGDSVESAPSTQLSLSADDSEDRLVLSNDGGDALDPDDLTIRVVDGEDEATFNIEDEEDLSVGSSWHLDENKFSGSLNDFNEGAQVTVIHEPSSSILKNVNVDMSGVEDESTG